In the genome of Kozakia baliensis, the window TGGATCGAGCGTCGTCGGTGATGATGCGCGGGGGGCTTATGAGCGGCCGGATATCTTCGCGGACGATACCCCTTTCGTTCCGATGGACATCCGTCAGGATCGTGTTGAAATCAATGAAATCGTCCGGATTGCCGGCGTGCGCGACGGGATCCGAAGCATCGTTTTCTGCCCCACAATGATCTATGGGGAATCTCTTGGACTGCCGGCAAAGAGTGATCAGCTTCCAAAGCTCTATGCACAGTCGCGGAAAGTCGGTGCCGGCGCTTATATCGGAACAGGGCTGAACCGCTGGTCGAACGTCCACATTCGCGATCTTGCAGAGCTTTATCGTCTGGCGCTCGAAAAGGCGCCCTCAGCGTCTTACTTCTATGCTGAGAACGGTGAAGCGTCCTTTATCGAGATCGCGACCGCCATCAGCAAGGCGCTTGGCTTTGAGGGAAAGACCCAGAGCTGGCCAGCAGATGACGCCATCGCTGAGCTGGGCGACTGGGCCCGTTTTGCCATTGGCTCCAACAGCCGGGTGCGGGCCGTCAATGCACGGCAACTGCTCGGATGCGCACCGCAACACACTTCCATCCAGAAATGGATCGAAACAACAGACGTAGTCTGGTGAACGCAGGTTGATCAGGTCCGCTGTCTTCCCTGAACAGGTGAACAGCGGACATTCCGCAACTGTCTGTCGGCTCAGCAGAAACAGAGCAGACAGGCGGTAGTCGCCTTCTTTTCGGACATCGAACGTCTAGATGAGCATTCTCGGAAGCGGACATAGATGACAAGACGTTTAAGAAGCGGCATCTGGAGCCGATGCTCCTCACAGGACGTCACATATCGGATCGACCTATGATCATCAGAAACTTCGAATATCTTCTCGCGCTTGCGGCGGAAGGTCATTTCGGCAGGGCGGCGGAGAGTTGCCACGTGTCACAGCCCACCCTTTCGGCAGGAATCAGGCAGCTCGAGGAGGACCTCGATGTCGAGATCGTTCGGCATGGACGCCGCTATGATGGCCTTACGAAAGAAGGCGAGGCGGTTTTGGACTGGGCGAAACGCATGCAGCGTGATTGCAATGCGCTTGAAAATGAACTGGCCGCCCGCAAACGCGGCGTGGAGGGCGATTTTCGATTCGGGGCGGCCACTGGTGCATCGGGCGTGGCACCCGTCCTGAGCCGACGATTGGCCGAGCGCATGCCGCAGTTACGACAGACGGTCTCCATTCACGATCCTCAAGTGATACTGGAAGCGCTCCGTGCCCGCGAAATCGATATCAGCCTGACCTATCTGGATGATGCGACAGGTGAATTCGACGGCCATCTTCTTTATCAGGAAAGACTGTTTCTGTTTCGGTCGACGCGAGAGCCGCAGCCGGCCAAGATCGCGTGGGAGAACATCGGCGATCTTTCACTCTGCATCTTGCCAGAGGCGCTGCAAGGCGCGGCTCGATCCCGCCTCATTCAAAATGCGAACCCCGCCATCACGACCAACGCAGTCGAGGTTCTTGCTGCTCACGTTGCGACAGGTAATTTTGCAGCGATTCTACCCCAGTCATACGCCTGCTATCTCGCGCATATCCCCGATCTGCGCGCTACCGCGCTCGCTGGTCCCGACACGCAGATACGCATCGGGTTCGTGACTTTGACCGGCGGTCTCAGGACCGACCCCGGACTCAACCTTTTTGAAACCACACATGAGCCAGCATTCGAGCGGGTCGTTGAAAACGTATTATTTGCTCATCGGGAATTTTGTAAGTAGAAACCAATAATGTTATATTGTATCATACAATCTTTCTATCATTAGATCAGAAAATTCGTTTTGAAATATACTTCGCGCTGTGGCGTTTTTCTCTGGGATCATTTCTGACGCCGGGTATCGAAACTCTGAGGCTCGTGCCTTCACTGTTCCTGATCCCGGCGCCTCGTGATGATTGATATCTGGTTGGTGCCAATCTTGGCGCTGACCCACAGGAGCCAGGGCATGTCTTATTCCGGCAATAGAATCGTCACATTCGAAAAGCCCATGGAAATGAGGGTCAATACCTTCAAGTTCCCCGAACTCGTCACGCCTCAAGGCAAGAAGGCGCCTCATGGCGTCATCCTCAAGATTGTCACCACCAATATTTGCGGAAGCGACCTTCATATCTACCGTGGGACGTTTGAGGTTCCGCAGGGGATGACGGTAGGGCACGAGATGACCGGCGAAGTCATTGAGGTCGGTTCAGATGTCGAATTCATCAAAAAGGGTGACATTGTCTCGGTCCCTTTCAATGTCGGTTGCGGGCGGTGTCATAACTGCAAGCACATGCGGACCGATGTTTGCGAGAACACGAACCCCGACGCGGACTGCGGCGCGTATGGCTTCAATCTCGGTGGGTGGATCGGCGGCCAGGGCGAATACCTGTTCGTTCCATATGCCGATTTCAACCTGCTGCGCTTTCCAGACAAGGATGCCGCTCTTGATTTGATCGG includes:
- a CDS encoding NAD-dependent epimerase/dehydratase family protein; amino-acid sequence: MKIFLTGATGYIGGSVARYLTDFGHEVRGLVRQSDKAQALQEIGISPVQGSLDDAALLAEEAKAADAVIHAADSDHLASVQTFLEALKGSGKAFIHTSGSSVVGDDARGAYERPDIFADDTPFVPMDIRQDRVEINEIVRIAGVRDGIRSIVFCPTMIYGESLGLPAKSDQLPKLYAQSRKVGAGAYIGTGLNRWSNVHIRDLAELYRLALEKAPSASYFYAENGEASFIEIATAISKALGFEGKTQSWPADDAIAELGDWARFAIGSNSRVRAVNARQLLGCAPQHTSIQKWIETTDVVW
- a CDS encoding LysR family transcriptional regulator substrate-binding protein, with translation MDWAKRMQRDCNALENELAARKRGVEGDFRFGAATGASGVAPVLSRRLAERMPQLRQTVSIHDPQVILEALRAREIDISLTYLDDATGEFDGHLLYQERLFLFRSTREPQPAKIAWENIGDLSLCILPEALQGAARSRLIQNANPAITTNAVEVLAAHVATGNFAAILPQSYACYLAHIPDLRATALAGPDTQIRIGFVTLTGGLRTDPGLNLFETTHEPAFERVVENVLFAHREFCK